One Candidatus Eisenbacteria bacterium genomic window carries:
- a CDS encoding TM0106 family RecB-like putative nuclease, whose amino-acid sequence MLASARGCERRLWLRQHHPQEASPVTEHGRVLRERGDEHERAIAGRFADLEGPIWRRDRPFAEAAGESLRLLLETRRPLWQAALLTPDGRRSAQPDFLWWEADSLVVREARLALRPGQRADLALQMAHLAHVIGAAAGIEPVRFEVEGGDGSVAVLEPLPPDEYERIVRAAEGVLASEAEPDLLLAHSTCRRCMFYAHCWDRAERERRIELLPEVQPAHVHDYHALGVRTIEQLASLDPARLAKGPARAAAERAVRVAGAWRDDRAEWLQAPRLPGPPVVFFDVEGDAQGEEGETPIYLWGLGLDDGVNEPHAEALLAGAGPEGDARAWRAFLARAGELLARHPDGRWLHWDASEPLWIRRYAERLGAPAGLAERLLAACFDLKRELDRSVRLPLRSYSIKHVAPWMGFEWRNPEAGSEWSLARWHHARQAGSEAERGKLLAEVCEYNADDLWAMRAVWRWLRENGPPNAPRERPRGRPDA is encoded by the coding sequence GTGCTGGCCTCCGCGCGCGGCTGCGAGCGCCGGCTGTGGCTGCGCCAGCACCATCCGCAGGAGGCCTCGCCGGTCACCGAGCACGGTCGCGTCCTGCGCGAGCGCGGCGACGAGCACGAGCGCGCGATCGCCGGACGCTTCGCGGATCTCGAGGGCCCGATCTGGCGCCGCGACCGGCCGTTCGCCGAAGCCGCCGGAGAGTCGCTGCGCCTGTTGCTCGAGACCCGGCGGCCGCTGTGGCAGGCGGCGCTGCTCACGCCCGACGGCCGCCGTTCGGCACAGCCCGATTTCCTGTGGTGGGAGGCGGACTCGCTGGTCGTGCGCGAGGCACGCCTGGCGCTGCGGCCGGGACAGCGCGCCGACCTGGCGCTGCAGATGGCCCACCTCGCGCACGTGATCGGCGCGGCGGCCGGGATCGAGCCCGTCCGCTTCGAGGTCGAAGGTGGCGACGGCTCGGTCGCGGTCCTCGAGCCCCTGCCGCCCGACGAGTATGAGCGGATCGTGCGCGCCGCCGAGGGCGTGCTCGCGAGCGAGGCCGAGCCCGATCTGCTGCTCGCGCACTCGACCTGCCGGCGCTGCATGTTCTACGCGCACTGCTGGGATCGGGCCGAGCGCGAGCGCCGCATCGAGCTCCTGCCCGAGGTCCAGCCGGCCCACGTGCACGACTATCACGCGCTCGGCGTGCGCACGATCGAGCAGCTCGCCTCGCTCGATCCCGCGCGGCTTGCGAAGGGCCCCGCGCGCGCGGCCGCCGAACGCGCCGTGCGCGTCGCGGGCGCCTGGCGGGACGACCGGGCCGAGTGGCTGCAGGCGCCGCGCCTGCCCGGCCCGCCGGTCGTGTTCTTCGACGTCGAGGGCGACGCGCAGGGCGAGGAAGGCGAGACGCCGATCTACCTCTGGGGTCTCGGGCTCGACGACGGCGTGAACGAGCCGCACGCCGAGGCGCTGCTCGCCGGCGCGGGGCCCGAAGGCGACGCTCGAGCCTGGCGCGCGTTCCTCGCGCGCGCGGGCGAGTTGCTCGCGCGGCATCCGGACGGCCGCTGGCTGCATTGGGACGCCTCGGAGCCGCTGTGGATCCGCCGCTACGCCGAGCGGCTCGGCGCGCCCGCCGGACTCGCCGAGCGGCTGCTCGCGGCGTGCTTCGATCTCAAGCGCGAACTCGACCGGAGCGTGCGGCTGCCGCTGCGGTCCTACTCGATCAAGCACGTCGCACCGTGGATGGGCTTCGAGTGGCGCAACCCCGAGGCGGGCTCGGAGTGGTCGCTCGCCCGCTGGCACCATGCCCGGCAGGCGGGGAGCGAGGCCGAGCGCGGGAAGCTCCTGGCCGAAGTCTGCGAGTACAACGCGGACGACCTCTGGGCCATGCGCGCGGTGTGGCGCTGGCTGCGCGAAAACGGTCCGCCGAACGCGCCGCGGGAGCGGCCCAGGGGAAGGCCCGATGCTTGA
- the tilS gene encoding tRNA lysidine(34) synthetase TilS, producing MRLRRIEPILRRALRGPCRLPEGSRLLVAVSGGADSTASLVALSSIAREFGLELAAAHLHHGLRGAEADGDLEFVRALCARLGIPLQAARWDCRLRMRRAGLTGEDGLRLLRRRFLLAAARRAGAIAIATAHTADDQLETVLMRLARGTGLAGLGGMRERHGAWIKPLLGATRLDIERDLRANSLAWREDSSNETRLWLRNRVRLAAVPALLAANAPARATTPARADEARAALARRVAGAAADARAADRLVGRMANRVLARNEERSPASLDARGWAKRPAALRQALLARLWREAAPGSSGLPRRHREALDALLASGRRRAELSLPGGACAILAHEKLSLQAGAPASNRHLRAGGPPGRGDARLRRESPRRARTGASGKGPRTKIATRHSSRTTAPPR from the coding sequence ATGCGCCTCCGCCGGATCGAGCCGATCCTCCGCCGGGCCCTGCGCGGACCCTGCCGCCTGCCCGAGGGAAGCCGGCTGCTCGTGGCCGTGAGCGGCGGCGCGGACTCGACGGCGTCGCTGGTCGCGCTGTCCTCGATCGCGCGCGAGTTCGGACTCGAGCTCGCGGCGGCGCACCTGCACCACGGCCTGCGCGGCGCGGAGGCCGACGGAGACCTCGAGTTCGTGCGCGCGCTGTGCGCGCGACTCGGCATTCCGCTTCAGGCCGCCCGCTGGGACTGCCGCCTGCGCATGCGGCGCGCGGGGCTCACCGGCGAGGACGGCCTGCGGCTGCTGCGGCGGCGCTTCCTGCTCGCCGCCGCGCGGCGTGCGGGCGCGATCGCGATCGCGACCGCGCACACGGCCGACGACCAGCTCGAGACCGTGCTGATGCGCCTCGCGCGCGGCACGGGCCTCGCCGGGCTCGGGGGAATGCGCGAACGGCACGGGGCGTGGATCAAGCCGCTGCTCGGCGCGACCCGCCTCGACATCGAACGCGACCTGCGCGCGAACTCGCTGGCCTGGCGCGAGGACTCGAGCAACGAAACGCGACTGTGGCTGCGCAACCGCGTGCGGCTGGCCGCCGTGCCGGCGCTGCTCGCGGCGAACGCGCCGGCGCGGGCGACGACCCCGGCGCGCGCGGACGAAGCCCGCGCGGCGCTGGCGCGGCGCGTCGCCGGCGCGGCGGCCGACGCCCGGGCGGCGGACCGGCTCGTCGGGCGGATGGCGAACCGCGTGCTCGCCCGGAACGAGGAGCGATCGCCGGCGTCGCTCGATGCGCGGGGCTGGGCGAAGCGGCCGGCGGCGCTGCGGCAGGCGCTGCTCGCCCGGCTCTGGCGCGAGGCGGCCCCCGGCTCGAGCGGGCTGCCGCGACGACACCGCGAGGCGCTCGATGCGCTGCTGGCCTCGGGCCGCCGGCGGGCCGAACTGTCCCTGCCGGGTGGTGCGTGCGCGATCCTGGCGCACGAAAAGCTGTCGCTGCAGGCCGGAGCGCCGGCCTCGAACCGCCACCTTCGGGCCGGCGGGCCGCCGGGTCGCGGCGATGCTAGACTGCGGCGCGAGTCCCCACGGCGCGCGCGCACCGGAGCTTCCGGGAAGGGCCCGCGCACGAAGATCGCGACCCGCCATTCCAGCCGAACGACCGCCCCGCCCCGATGA
- the hpt gene encoding hypoxanthine phosphoribosyltransferase: MNDEPRAVQTEPRLKVLFSAEQIHARVREMGVELARDYQGRHPLFVGVLKGACMFQCDLARATPLEDLEMDFLAVASYGHGTTSSGTVKLIMDLRSDIRDRHVVLCEGVVDSGLSVSFILDLLKSRGAASIKVATLMDKAPCRKVPVPVHYKGWTIGSEFVIGYGMDADEKYRNLPYVGVIEEA, from the coding sequence ATGAACGACGAGCCCCGAGCCGTGCAGACCGAGCCGCGCCTGAAAGTCCTTTTCAGTGCCGAGCAGATTCACGCCCGCGTCCGCGAGATGGGTGTCGAACTCGCGCGCGACTATCAGGGCAGGCACCCGCTGTTCGTGGGCGTCCTCAAGGGCGCCTGCATGTTCCAGTGCGACCTGGCCCGGGCCACGCCGCTCGAGGACCTCGAGATGGACTTTCTCGCCGTGGCCTCGTACGGCCACGGCACCACCTCGAGCGGCACCGTGAAGCTGATCATGGACCTGCGCTCGGACATCCGGGATCGTCACGTCGTGCTGTGTGAAGGAGTCGTGGATTCCGGCCTGAGCGTCTCGTTCATCCTGGATCTGCTCAAATCCCGCGGTGCGGCCAGCATCAAAGTGGCGACGCTGATGGACAAGGCGCCCTGCCGGAAGGTTCCCGTGCCCGTCCACTACAAGGGCTGGACCATCGGTTCCGAGTTCGTGATCGGCTACGGCATGGACGCCGACGAAAAATATCGCAATCTGCCCTACGTGGGCGTGATCGAGGAGGCATGA
- the ftsH gene encoding ATP-dependent zinc metalloprotease FtsH: MFVGVGASVTGDTPIVVRHEGRTQLVPIGEFVDAFYEGTQEGHLVPVHGLETLGFEELESKFKGSSKTFVQGSAWKRAEAVLRHRVNEIYEIEYLGGRMRTTGDHSVFVRTRDGIKAVEARELKAGDVLVQLPLKVRGEFRTGHPTPHSTRTHAFGDAAPRWLDVREDVSVEEARYELALASAGVESQTSVASALGVSQMTVSNWQRGVHVPRALAGVARELPDRVEVTPALLKLLGFYTAEGRDNGCVEFTFGSHESDLHSEVAGLLKSIFGVEARLVASPDNSTRIIVHSATLGRFFSRLCGTGTHGKHVPEMLWDLPVAHFEAYLTGWALGDGYVSRQGKLSITSVSRQLVREMTWLCAMHGIPTGVRELRMAEGRIVKSKPLPATTAWNLIIGRTSHWLVRDRARQGKRAIVHRVTKQPFDGYVYDLCGCDNEAFFGGEKPVLLHNSRVRDLFEQAKRNAPCIVFVDEIDAVGRHRGAGLGGGHDEREQTLNQLLVEMDGFESNEGVIMVAATNRPDVLDPALLRPGRFDRQIVVDWPDVRGREGILKVHTRKIPLAEDVDLKSIARSTPGMAGAELANIVNEAALLAARRNHKKVSDRDFEDAKDKVMMGAERRSLVMTEQERKTTAYHEAGHALVAWLLPGSDPVTKVTIIPRGRALGVTFYTPQEERHNHSKKQLEDRLCHAMGGRAAERLVFEHLTTGAANDLEQATNIARSMVTRFGMSDKLGPLTFGKKDEMIFLGRELSTHKDYSEQTAVLIDQEVREIVEKADQMALKLLRENLDKLHLLANTLLERETLDGDEMDRVLRGEKLEPLPRNDGGPSAEAPIETPAPASGDGGQQLDAFGGPAANPAGA, encoded by the coding sequence ATGTTCGTCGGCGTCGGTGCTTCGGTGACGGGCGACACGCCAATCGTCGTGCGCCATGAAGGCCGGACGCAGCTCGTGCCCATCGGAGAGTTCGTGGACGCGTTCTATGAGGGCACCCAGGAAGGGCACCTCGTCCCGGTCCACGGGCTCGAGACGCTCGGCTTCGAGGAGCTCGAGTCGAAGTTCAAGGGCTCGTCCAAGACGTTCGTCCAGGGCAGCGCGTGGAAGCGCGCGGAGGCGGTGCTGCGCCATCGCGTGAACGAGATCTACGAAATCGAGTACCTGGGCGGGAGGATGCGCACCACCGGCGATCACAGCGTGTTCGTGCGGACGCGGGACGGCATCAAGGCCGTCGAGGCGCGCGAGCTGAAGGCGGGCGACGTGCTCGTCCAGCTGCCGCTCAAGGTCCGCGGAGAATTCCGCACCGGCCACCCCACCCCGCACTCGACGCGGACGCACGCCTTCGGCGATGCCGCACCGCGCTGGCTCGACGTACGCGAGGACGTGTCGGTCGAAGAGGCCCGCTACGAGCTGGCGCTGGCGAGTGCCGGCGTCGAGAGCCAGACGAGCGTCGCTTCAGCGCTCGGCGTCTCCCAGATGACGGTCAGCAACTGGCAGCGCGGGGTGCACGTGCCGCGCGCGCTGGCCGGCGTGGCTCGCGAGCTGCCGGATCGCGTCGAAGTGACGCCGGCGCTCCTCAAGCTCCTCGGGTTCTACACGGCCGAGGGCAGGGACAACGGCTGCGTCGAATTCACCTTCGGCTCTCACGAGAGCGACCTGCACTCCGAGGTGGCCGGCCTGCTCAAGTCCATCTTCGGCGTCGAGGCCAGGCTCGTCGCGTCGCCCGACAACAGCACGAGGATCATCGTGCACTCGGCCACGCTCGGGCGCTTCTTCTCCCGTCTGTGCGGCACCGGCACCCACGGGAAGCACGTGCCCGAGATGCTCTGGGACCTCCCTGTCGCGCACTTCGAGGCGTACCTCACCGGCTGGGCCCTGGGGGACGGATACGTCTCGAGGCAGGGCAAGCTCTCGATTACGTCGGTGAGCCGCCAACTCGTCCGCGAAATGACGTGGTTGTGCGCGATGCATGGAATTCCGACCGGCGTGCGCGAGCTGCGCATGGCGGAGGGCCGCATCGTCAAGTCGAAGCCGCTGCCCGCCACCACCGCGTGGAACCTGATCATCGGCAGGACCAGCCACTGGCTGGTGCGCGACCGCGCGCGCCAGGGCAAGCGCGCAATCGTGCACCGCGTGACGAAGCAGCCGTTCGACGGCTACGTTTACGACCTGTGCGGTTGCGACAACGAAGCGTTCTTCGGCGGCGAGAAGCCGGTGCTGCTGCACAACAGCCGCGTGCGCGACCTCTTCGAGCAGGCGAAGCGCAACGCGCCCTGCATCGTGTTCGTGGACGAGATCGACGCCGTCGGCCGGCACCGCGGCGCGGGCCTGGGCGGCGGACACGACGAGCGCGAGCAGACGCTGAACCAGCTGCTCGTCGAGATGGACGGCTTCGAGTCGAACGAGGGCGTCATCATGGTCGCGGCCACGAACCGGCCCGACGTGCTCGACCCGGCGCTGCTGCGCCCGGGGCGCTTCGACCGGCAGATCGTCGTGGACTGGCCGGACGTGCGCGGCCGCGAGGGCATCCTCAAGGTGCACACGCGCAAGATTCCGCTCGCCGAGGACGTGGATCTCAAGTCTATCGCGCGCTCGACCCCCGGCATGGCCGGCGCCGAGCTGGCGAACATCGTCAACGAGGCGGCCCTGCTCGCGGCGCGGCGCAACCACAAGAAGGTCAGCGACCGCGACTTCGAGGACGCCAAGGACAAGGTGATGATGGGCGCCGAACGCCGCAGCCTGGTGATGACCGAGCAGGAGCGCAAGACCACCGCGTACCACGAAGCCGGGCACGCGCTGGTCGCCTGGCTGCTGCCGGGCAGCGACCCGGTCACGAAGGTGACGATCATTCCGCGTGGCCGCGCGCTGGGGGTGACGTTCTACACGCCGCAGGAGGAACGCCACAACCACTCGAAGAAGCAGCTCGAGGACCGGCTCTGCCACGCCATGGGCGGCCGCGCCGCCGAGCGGCTCGTCTTCGAGCACCTCACGACGGGCGCCGCGAACGACCTTGAGCAGGCCACGAACATCGCCCGCAGCATGGTCACGCGCTTCGGCATGAGCGACAAGCTCGGACCGCTCACCTTCGGCAAGAAGGACGAGATGATCTTCCTCGGCCGCGAGCTGAGCACCCACAAGGACTACAGCGAGCAGACCGCGGTGCTGATTGACCAGGAAGTTCGCGAGATCGTCGAGAAGGCCGACCAGATGGCGCTCAAGCTGCTTCGCGAGAACCTCGACAAGCTGCACCTGCTCGCCAACACCCTGCTCGAGCGCGAGACGCTCGACGGCGACGAGATGGACCGGGTGCTGCGCGGCGAGAAGCTCGAACCCCTGCCGCGCAACGACGGTGGCCCGAGCGCCGAGGCCCCGATCGAAACGCCCGCTCCGGCCAGCGGCGACGGCGGGCAACAGCTGGACGCCTTCGGCGGACCCGCGGCGAATCCGGCAGGCGCCTGA
- a CDS encoding trypsin-like peptidase domain-containing protein, producing the protein MPSFHPLSQDDAFSAPSPRSSPPPDAALLDAYSEAVAGAAELVAPSVLRIDAHRGRERQGSGSGFVITPDGFAVTNSHVAGGASRLEVTLADGRHATATLAGDDPDTDLAVIRIAADGLSPATLGRSADLRVGQLAIAIGSPFGFHGSVTAGVVSALGRSLRAQSGRLIDDVLQTDAALNPGNSGGPLVNSRGEVIGVNTATILPAQGLCFAIAIDLARFVASTLMREGRVTRAFLGVAGQNARLRRHLVRRHDLACESGVLVLAVEKDSPAERVGLREGDIVIGLANEPVAGVDDLHRLLTAGRIGGPTELEVLRGGERLSLVITPAPAPGR; encoded by the coding sequence ATGCCCTCGTTCCATCCGCTCTCGCAGGACGACGCCTTCTCCGCGCCTTCGCCGCGATCCTCGCCGCCACCCGACGCGGCGCTGCTCGACGCCTACTCGGAGGCTGTCGCCGGCGCGGCCGAACTCGTCGCGCCGTCCGTGCTGCGCATTGATGCGCATCGCGGCAGGGAGCGGCAGGGCTCGGGCTCCGGCTTCGTGATCACGCCGGACGGCTTCGCGGTCACGAACAGCCACGTCGCGGGCGGTGCGAGCCGGCTCGAGGTCACGCTGGCCGACGGACGACACGCGACGGCGACGCTCGCGGGCGACGACCCCGACACCGACCTCGCGGTCATCCGCATCGCGGCGGACGGCCTCTCGCCCGCGACGCTCGGCCGGTCGGCGGACCTGCGCGTGGGCCAGCTGGCGATCGCCATCGGCAGCCCGTTCGGCTTTCACGGCTCGGTCACCGCGGGTGTCGTGAGCGCGCTCGGCCGCTCGCTGCGCGCCCAGTCGGGACGCCTGATCGACGACGTGCTGCAGACCGACGCGGCGCTCAACCCGGGCAACTCGGGCGGGCCGCTCGTCAACTCGCGCGGCGAGGTGATCGGCGTCAACACCGCGACCATCCTGCCCGCGCAGGGGCTGTGCTTCGCCATCGCGATCGACCTCGCTCGCTTCGTGGCGAGCACCCTGATGCGCGAAGGCCGCGTCACGCGCGCCTTCCTCGGCGTGGCCGGGCAGAACGCGCGCCTGCGGCGGCACCTGGTGCGCCGTCACGATCTCGCGTGCGAGTCCGGCGTGCTGGTGCTGGCCGTGGAGAAGGACAGCCCCGCGGAACGCGTCGGGCTGCGCGAGGGCGACATCGTCATCGGGCTCGCGAACGAACCCGTGGCGGGTGTGGACGACCTGCACCGGCTGCTCACCGCCGGACGCATCGGCGGGCCGACGGAACTCGAGGTGCTGCGCGGCGGCGAGCGACTGAGCCTGGTGATCACGCCGGCGCCGGCTCCCGGGCGCTGA